CGTTTTTGTGGTAGAGAGCAGCATGCACAGGGTCATATTTTGCGAGTCCATCCGCGAGGTTCTGCACCTGGGTTTGCGCTAACGCGACATTTACCCATACATGAGCATTGTCTTGAAAAGGTTTAATCCCTTTGGTTGTAATAACCACCGCAAGTCTGGAATTTGTTTTTACGGCCTGGTCCAGAAAACTTTCCATTCCCAGCCCATTGGCAATAAAAATATCAGCATGGGCAATACGTTTCATATCATCCGGAGTCGCTGAGTAGTCGTGCAAACATCCGGTCATGGGCCTGGTAAGGTTTTCAAGAATAACACCAGGCACTCCATCGGTCACATTCATTGCCATAATATAGACAGGATAAAACGAGGTTAATATCCGCACGGGTTTAACCTCACCCTGGGCAACGCTCATGAATAAACCGATACCGAGCAGAATCAAAATAATCTTTTTCAAACTGCTTTCCTCCCCTGTTTATTACATTCCCGGCAATAACCGTTTACCTGAAAAATATGCGACTCAATTTTCACCTGATAGTTAAAAGCAGCTTCTATTGTCCGTACAGGACATGTGGGTAGCTCAAAAACTTTTTTACAACTGTTACAAACAAAATGATGGTGATGGTCTCTGTCGTGGCATCGGTAATAGTGAAGTTGACGATTTTCAGTTAAGATGACCTGAGCTTTCCCCATGCCGGCAAGGCTCTCAAGATTCCGATAAACTGTGGGCAGTCCGATTTTTATAAACTTTTCTTTCAGCTTCATC
This portion of the Candidatus Margulisiibacteriota bacterium genome encodes:
- a CDS encoding metal ABC transporter substrate-binding protein — translated: MKKIILILLGIGLFMSVAQGEVKPVRILTSFYPVYIMAMNVTDGVPGVILENLTRPMTGCLHDYSATPDDMKRIAHADIFIANGLGMESFLDQAVKTNSRLAVVITTKGIKPFQDNAHVWVNVALAQTQVQNLADGLAKYDPVHAALYHKNADRYVAKLQKLETKMQQELAPFHGTAIITFHEAFPYFAQEFGLKIATVIEREPGSEPSARELVDTIKIIRNHKARAIFTEPQYSGTAANTIAAETHIPVYVLDPAVTGAYDKDAYLNIMRANLLTLKKALK
- a CDS encoding transcriptional repressor translates to MLARLYKSTPKRRAILDLLENSETYLSPEQIWMKLKEKFIKIGLPTVYRNLESLAGMGKAQVILTENRQLHYYRCHDRDHHHHFVCNSCKKVFELPTCPVRTIEAAFNYQVKIESHIFQVNGYCRECNKQGRKAV